One genomic window of Bradyrhizobium sp. B124 includes the following:
- a CDS encoding methyltransferase domain-containing protein: MNWSSWLNEYYNDELEGADAACRRGESVYDALKWIDDPYLWNVLLWKEYDGFKAIKAAIPDPPDAGTQKNWSGRSGMELGAAVIETYRLLHDKLRRHLDKPFDECEVLDYGCGWGSVLRYFMKDAPLRNLHGCDPHKGIIQVAQRSNPHADIVLSDSLPRRLPFNQKFDVAYALSIWTHLSPAASDTCLTAVHDSLENRGLFLLTIRPPAYAFYEPIAKLPGWDQQKIAETVAREGFYFYPQSYPVDGEMTYGETIISKRYIETHWTDRFDLVDVGMNGISPYQSIIVLRKK; this comes from the coding sequence ATGAATTGGAGTTCGTGGCTGAACGAATATTACAACGACGAACTGGAAGGAGCGGACGCCGCCTGTCGCAGGGGAGAGTCCGTCTACGACGCGCTCAAATGGATCGACGATCCGTATCTGTGGAACGTGCTGCTCTGGAAGGAATATGATGGCTTCAAGGCCATCAAGGCCGCCATTCCCGATCCGCCTGATGCCGGGACCCAGAAAAACTGGAGCGGTCGTTCCGGGATGGAGTTAGGTGCCGCCGTCATCGAAACCTATCGCTTGTTGCACGATAAGCTCAGGCGTCATCTGGATAAGCCATTCGATGAATGCGAGGTGCTGGACTATGGCTGCGGCTGGGGCAGTGTGCTCCGGTACTTCATGAAGGATGCGCCGCTCCGTAATCTGCATGGGTGTGATCCGCACAAGGGCATCATCCAGGTCGCGCAGCGCTCCAACCCGCACGCCGACATCGTGTTGTCGGACAGCCTGCCGAGACGTCTGCCGTTCAACCAGAAATTCGATGTCGCTTACGCGCTATCGATCTGGACGCACCTCTCGCCTGCCGCAAGCGACACATGCCTGACCGCGGTTCACGATTCTCTGGAGAATCGTGGTCTGTTTCTTCTGACCATTCGGCCGCCGGCATACGCATTCTATGAGCCGATTGCCAAATTGCCCGGCTGGGATCAGCAAAAGATCGCCGAGACTGTGGCGCGGGAGGGATTCTACTTCTATCCGCAAAGCTATCCGGTCGATGGCGAAATGACCTACGGCGAGACGATCATCAGCAAGCGGTACATCGAGACGCACTGGACCGACCGGTTTGATCTCGTTGACGTCGGCATGAACGGGATCTCACCGTATCAGAGCATCATCGTTCTCCGAAAGAAGTAA
- a CDS encoding DUF2971 domain-containing protein yields the protein MLVLAGSPLQIDEPMVLYHYTSAAALQGIISSRSLWVSDHRFLNDTTEFLYGWEIVWAALRRREADIDRASPLAWYILDSFHQSNERERAHAFVGSLTSQGDLLSQWRGYNGGRGFSIGFNAQWLQENADAQGFHLVPVLYDADAQRGAADNLAESLVKVLSNQSREQTPHRNSEQAQSCWTEALKVALSFKNNHFAEEQETRLIWIGVSWPPRLKTRIGPAGLVPYTTFHFDKVINSKISHPQNLGVEEIIVGPANRDHQVAAIDALLASNCMRLQIRRSSIPYVAD from the coding sequence ATGCTTGTGCTGGCTGGCTCACCGTTGCAAATCGACGAACCAATGGTCCTGTATCATTACACTTCCGCAGCTGCCCTCCAGGGCATCATCAGCTCAAGATCCCTATGGGTTTCCGACCATCGATTTCTGAACGATACGACGGAGTTTCTCTACGGGTGGGAGATCGTTTGGGCTGCCTTGAGGAGGCGCGAAGCTGACATCGATCGCGCCTCGCCGTTGGCGTGGTACATCCTTGACTCTTTTCACCAGTCTAACGAGCGCGAACGGGCTCATGCCTTCGTCGGTTCACTGACATCTCAGGGGGACTTGCTCTCGCAATGGCGCGGCTATAACGGAGGGCGAGGCTTCTCGATTGGATTCAACGCCCAGTGGCTTCAGGAGAATGCAGACGCGCAAGGCTTTCACCTCGTCCCTGTCCTCTATGACGCCGACGCGCAACGCGGCGCTGCGGACAATTTGGCCGAATCGCTCGTTAAGGTCCTTTCAAATCAGTCTCGGGAGCAGACTCCGCACAGGAACTCGGAACAAGCACAATCTTGTTGGACGGAGGCCTTGAAGGTCGCGCTGAGCTTCAAGAACAACCATTTTGCCGAAGAACAGGAAACGCGACTAATCTGGATCGGCGTAAGCTGGCCGCCCAGGTTGAAGACGAGGATCGGGCCCGCTGGGCTTGTTCCCTACACAACTTTCCACTTTGACAAGGTCATCAACTCCAAGATCTCGCACCCGCAGAATTTGGGCGTCGAGGAAATCATTGTTGGACCTGCAAACCGAGACCACCAGGTTGCTGCGATCGACGCGTTACTCGCCTCCAATTGCATGCGATTGCAGATCAGGCGATCGTCGATCCCGTACGTCGCTGACTGA
- a CDS encoding recombinase family protein produces MSEHEKRQRKPAIGYTRTSSAANIGEDKDSVARQRKAIQAYANRAGYRIVAWHDDPAVAGDDMIDTRPGFAAALEQIAGNGVRTIVVETANRFARDLIVQETGFRRLQADGITLIAADKPDSFVDDTPTAVLVRQILGAVAQFDKAMTVAKLRGARERKRRRTGGKVEGRKRWVEINAEMVAEARRLRGSSPRPDRSLREIAAELEKLGYRNERGAEFSASSIRSMLA; encoded by the coding sequence ATGTCAGAGCACGAGAAACGTCAGCGGAAGCCTGCCATCGGTTACACGCGCACAAGCTCGGCCGCGAACATCGGCGAGGACAAGGACAGCGTGGCTCGTCAGCGGAAGGCCATACAGGCCTACGCGAACCGCGCCGGCTATCGCATCGTTGCTTGGCACGATGATCCGGCAGTGGCCGGCGACGACATGATCGACACCCGGCCAGGGTTCGCCGCGGCGCTCGAGCAGATCGCCGGCAACGGCGTGAGGACGATCGTCGTTGAGACCGCCAACCGGTTCGCCCGCGACCTGATTGTGCAGGAGACGGGCTTCCGACGCCTGCAGGCCGACGGCATCACGCTGATCGCGGCCGACAAGCCCGACAGCTTCGTCGACGACACGCCCACTGCCGTCCTCGTGCGACAGATCCTCGGCGCAGTCGCCCAGTTCGACAAGGCGATGACGGTGGCGAAGCTCCGAGGCGCGCGCGAGCGCAAGCGCCGCAGGACCGGCGGCAAGGTCGAAGGCCGCAAGAGGTGGGTCGAGATCAACGCCGAGATGGTCGCCGAAGCCAGACGGCTCCGGGGCAGCTCCCCGAGGCCCGATCGATCCCTACGCGAGATCGCCGCCGAGCTCGAGAAGCTCGGCTACCGCAACGAGCGCGGCGCGGAGTTCTCGGCTTCGTCGATCAGGTCCATGCTGGCGTGA
- a CDS encoding phage portal protein — protein MDEIEKLTTPRGEGRAMHSLAGGFPMSDNRTGADWFGPGAPMMPVAPSEVAGRVLDYQTGYNLATQPRDGDDNAIPFAMLRALADSYDPLRLIIDRRIDQMARLNWVIRVRHDGVGKRPKTAALPPATRERISEITRFFKQPARDLNWRSWLRAVLEDHYVIDAPSLYCSRHPDGELRFLQPVDGALVKRVIDPWGLTPAPIPYVGGSFTWGNIQITPNNLAAHGFRYDRARGWLLPPAYQMNFHGVPAIALTQRDLVYAPARVRTNRIYGTSQVEVIAQTINIAMRRVTSQLEHFREGNIPEALFALPESWTPDQVGRFQQYWDDLFSGNLGNRRRMKFIGGGDKDSYIPLKEPPLKNEFDEWLVRIICFAFSYPPAAFVSLQNKSIAEQHDRTSEEEGLQSTATWLSDVINKVIDDELDSSGEIEFAWVEEDEIDQSRQSEILNAYATNGVLTLNEVRERLGEEPSPDPAANQLMVKTATGYVPIGGSNGEPKDVDR, from the coding sequence ATGGACGAGATCGAGAAGCTGACCACGCCGCGCGGCGAAGGCCGCGCGATGCATTCACTCGCTGGCGGTTTTCCGATGAGCGACAATCGAACGGGCGCCGATTGGTTCGGCCCCGGTGCGCCGATGATGCCGGTCGCTCCGTCCGAGGTCGCCGGCCGTGTCCTCGACTACCAGACCGGCTACAACCTTGCGACCCAGCCTCGGGACGGCGACGACAACGCGATCCCGTTCGCGATGTTGCGCGCCCTCGCCGACAGCTATGACCCGTTGCGACTGATCATCGACCGCCGCATCGACCAGATGGCTCGGCTGAACTGGGTCATCCGTGTCAGGCATGATGGCGTCGGCAAGCGCCCCAAGACAGCGGCGCTGCCGCCCGCCACGCGCGAGCGCATCAGCGAGATCACGCGCTTCTTCAAGCAGCCCGCCCGCGATCTGAATTGGCGTAGCTGGCTCCGGGCAGTATTGGAAGATCACTATGTGATCGATGCGCCGAGCCTATATTGCTCACGGCATCCGGACGGTGAACTGCGCTTCCTGCAGCCGGTCGACGGCGCACTCGTCAAGCGTGTCATCGATCCCTGGGGCCTAACCCCTGCCCCCATCCCCTACGTCGGCGGCTCCTTCACATGGGGCAACATCCAGATCACGCCTAACAACCTCGCGGCACACGGATTTAGGTATGATCGTGCTCGCGGCTGGCTGCTGCCGCCCGCCTATCAAATGAACTTCCACGGGGTTCCGGCGATCGCGCTCACGCAGCGCGACCTTGTGTACGCGCCCGCGCGCGTCCGTACAAACCGGATTTACGGCACCTCGCAGGTGGAGGTAATCGCCCAGACCATCAACATCGCGATGCGCCGTGTCACCTCTCAACTCGAGCACTTTCGCGAGGGCAATATCCCTGAAGCTCTCTTCGCGTTGCCTGAGTCGTGGACACCCGATCAGGTTGGGCGCTTCCAGCAATACTGGGACGATCTCTTCTCCGGCAATCTCGGCAATCGCCGCCGGATGAAGTTCATCGGCGGCGGCGACAAAGATAGCTACATCCCGTTGAAGGAACCGCCCCTGAAGAACGAGTTTGATGAGTGGCTCGTCCGCATCATCTGCTTCGCGTTCTCGTACCCACCGGCCGCCTTCGTGTCTCTTCAAAACAAGTCGATCGCCGAGCAGCACGACCGCACCTCCGAGGAAGAGGGCCTGCAGTCCACCGCCACCTGGCTGTCGGACGTCATCAACAAGGTGATCGATGATGAGCTCGATTCGTCAGGCGAGATCGAGTTCGCATGGGTCGAAGAGGATGAGATCGATCAGAGCAGGCAATCTGAGATCCTCAACGCCTATGCAACCAACGGTGTTCTCACGTTGAACGAAGTCCGCGAACGGCTCGGTGAAGAACCCTCCCCGGACCCTGCCGCCAACCAACTCATGGTTAAGACCGCAACCGGCTATGTGCCGATTGGCGGAAGCAATGGAGAACCAAAAGATGTGGATCGATGA
- a CDS encoding lipocalin-like domain-containing protein has translation MDRRCILGLFATTLISVPAIPNAAIAQGKSLKDQLVGTWIYVSSTGKRDDGSAVDRPPAQGALTYTADGRFHFITVRTAVPKYASNDPSHPSPEEAMAVASGVVAYTGTYMLDEGTKTAHLNIETSSVPNLVGAPDQRRIVTSITDEELKITNPRTPAGVTLELVFKRAK, from the coding sequence ATGGACAGGCGTTGTATACTTGGCCTTTTTGCGACCACGTTGATCTCGGTCCCCGCTATTCCAAATGCCGCCATAGCGCAGGGGAAATCACTCAAGGATCAACTGGTAGGAACATGGATCTACGTGTCCAGCACAGGCAAGCGCGACGATGGCAGCGCGGTGGATCGTCCGCCCGCCCAGGGCGCGCTGACCTACACGGCCGATGGACGCTTCCATTTCATCACGGTGCGCACCGCAGTCCCGAAGTATGCGTCGAACGACCCTTCACATCCGTCTCCTGAGGAAGCCATGGCCGTTGCGTCGGGCGTAGTTGCCTACACCGGGACTTACATGTTGGACGAAGGCACGAAGACGGCGCACCTCAACATCGAGACGAGTTCGGTTCCAAATCTGGTCGGAGCACCTGATCAACGTCGGATCGTCACTTCGATCACCGACGAAGAGTTGAAAATCACAAATCCGCGGACACCGGCCGGCGTCACGCTTGAGTTGGTGTTCAAGCGCGCGAAGTGA
- a CDS encoding CBS domain-containing protein, which produces MTTVRSALAQKSGTLIHVRSADMVIEALRRMRDSRVRSVLVIDDDMLIGIVTQGDCAIKVLLPGLDAKQTPVGQVMTGSPVTIKPDDQLDACMAMMAARGFRHLPVLDAGKVVGVISIGDVVKNIIRDLEHNVDDLMGYIMKDSPGG; this is translated from the coding sequence ATGACCACGGTTAGAAGCGCACTAGCGCAGAAGAGTGGCACCCTGATCCATGTACGTTCCGCCGACATGGTCATCGAGGCCTTGCGACGGATGCGCGACAGTCGGGTCCGGTCGGTGCTGGTCATCGACGACGACATGCTGATCGGCATCGTGACCCAGGGTGACTGCGCCATCAAAGTGCTACTGCCCGGGCTCGATGCAAAGCAGACGCCGGTGGGTCAGGTGATGACGGGCAGCCCGGTGACGATCAAACCGGATGATCAGCTGGACGCTTGCATGGCTATGATGGCTGCGCGTGGTTTTCGCCACCTGCCAGTGCTGGACGCGGGCAAGGTCGTGGGCGTGATCTCGATAGGAGATGTCGTCAAGAACATCATCCGGGATTTGGAGCACAACGTGGACGACCTGATGGGTTACATCATGAAGGACAGCCCCGGGGGCTGA